A single Mixta calida DNA region contains:
- a CDS encoding chloride channel protein yields MSSSKHVLNWTSIMVAIPVGCAASLVTLGFRHLIALINQLLFHSDRDITVAITAWPWFFWPLLVGAGGVIAGFFLRYATSLERQQTSKTDYLDVINARLDVVPTKTSLFRALSSIASIGSGASVGKEGPMVQLSALCGSLMGRFCFKCTTLSNSEIVAMAAAAGLASVYHAPLASAIFVAEIAFGITALQRLIPLIIAAATAVMTMWSLGYRNALYPFAEVQFQLSPTTLLLTVAIGLLAGLLGWAMLTLIGRSRQLFAKVKSLPLRLGLGGVLVGALAIVSTDILGNGYEVIVNIMAGRYLLPALALLLLLKMAATALSVGSNAVGGLFTPSLLVGALLGVILATLALQAGLPIGNALLFAVVGMAAMLAAVSQAPLMAMLMVLEMTLNSSLLFPVMIASVLAAMLAWRLQAASTYPVVTQHFNRADAKLDFDNGVIEQFIVPGAALQPHESVGRALAVSSLKKERYVYVINDLGHFLGAVSIHDISRKILDRELTLDSPVILVMDGQFPCVFRNQTIREGWEAFAQVTLERLPVLNNPQDRKYLGALTKTSLIRKAKDFI; encoded by the coding sequence GTGAGCAGCAGTAAACATGTACTGAACTGGACCAGCATTATGGTCGCGATCCCGGTCGGCTGTGCGGCATCGCTGGTGACGCTGGGCTTTCGACACCTGATAGCGCTGATCAACCAACTGCTGTTTCACAGTGACCGCGACATTACCGTGGCGATAACCGCCTGGCCCTGGTTTTTCTGGCCGTTGCTGGTCGGCGCAGGTGGAGTGATCGCAGGTTTTTTTCTGCGCTATGCCACCTCGCTGGAGCGCCAGCAAACCAGCAAGACTGACTATCTCGACGTGATTAACGCGCGTCTCGACGTCGTGCCGACTAAAACCTCGCTGTTCCGCGCGCTATCATCCATCGCCAGCATCGGCAGCGGCGCGTCGGTGGGGAAAGAGGGGCCGATGGTGCAGCTTTCCGCGCTCTGCGGCAGCCTGATGGGGCGCTTCTGCTTTAAATGCACCACGCTCAGCAACAGCGAGATCGTCGCCATGGCCGCCGCCGCCGGGCTGGCGTCGGTTTACCACGCGCCGCTCGCCTCGGCGATTTTCGTCGCGGAAATCGCCTTCGGCATTACTGCGCTGCAACGGTTGATTCCGCTGATTATCGCGGCGGCGACGGCGGTAATGACCATGTGGTCGCTCGGCTACCGCAACGCGCTTTACCCCTTTGCCGAGGTACAGTTTCAACTCAGCCCGACCACACTGCTGCTGACTGTGGCGATCGGCCTGCTGGCCGGCCTGCTGGGCTGGGCGATGCTTACGCTGATCGGCCGCAGCAGGCAACTCTTTGCAAAAGTAAAAAGCCTGCCGCTGCGCCTGGGGCTGGGCGGCGTGCTGGTGGGCGCGCTGGCGATCGTCTCCACCGATATTCTCGGCAACGGCTATGAAGTGATCGTCAATATTATGGCGGGACGCTATCTGCTGCCCGCGCTGGCGCTGCTGCTGCTGTTGAAAATGGCGGCCACGGCGCTGTCGGTGGGATCGAATGCGGTCGGCGGGCTGTTTACGCCTTCGCTGCTGGTGGGCGCGCTGCTGGGCGTGATCCTCGCCACGCTGGCGCTACAGGCGGGGCTGCCGATTGGCAACGCGCTGCTGTTTGCCGTGGTCGGCATGGCTGCGATGCTGGCGGCGGTCAGCCAGGCGCCGCTGATGGCGATGCTGATGGTGCTGGAAATGACGCTGAACAGCAGCCTGCTGTTTCCGGTGATGATCGCCAGCGTGCTGGCGGCGATGCTCGCCTGGCGTTTACAGGCCGCCAGTACCTATCCGGTGGTGACGCAGCATTTTAACCGCGCCGACGCCAAGCTCGATTTTGATAATGGCGTTATCGAGCAGTTTATCGTGCCCGGCGCGGCGTTGCAGCCGCATGAGTCGGTTGGCCGCGCGCTGGCGGTCAGCTCGCTGAAGAAGGAGCGCTATGTTTACGTGATCAACGATCTGGGCCACTTTCTCGGCGCGGTGTCGATTCACGATATCTCGCGTAAGATCCTCGATCGCGAGCTGACGCTCGATTCGCCGGTAATTTTGGTAATGGACGGCCAGTTTCCCTGCGTGTTCCGCAATCAGACCATTCGCGAGGGATGGGAGGCGTTCGCGCAGGTCACGCTGGAGCGCCTGCCGGTGCTGAATAATCCGCAGGATCGTAAATACCTCGGCGCGTTGACCAAAACCAGCCTGATAAGAAAGGCGAAAGATTTTATCTGA
- a CDS encoding M48 family metallopeptidase, which produces MSSLIYLQGYPDTLLRQVQTLIDQQRLGEVLEKRYPDMHNVTSDKALYDYTLALKNRYLRNAAPLNKVIYDSKIRVIKHALGLHTAVSQIQGGKLKARAEIRVASLFRQAPEAFLRMIVVHELAHIKEKDHNKAFYQLCCHMEPDYHQLEFDTRLWLTHQALQGNAG; this is translated from the coding sequence ATGTCATCGTTAATTTATCTTCAGGGCTATCCTGACACGCTGCTGCGCCAGGTGCAGACCCTTATCGATCAACAGCGCCTCGGCGAGGTGCTGGAAAAACGCTACCCCGATATGCACAACGTCACCAGCGATAAAGCGCTGTACGACTATACGCTGGCGCTGAAAAACCGTTATTTACGCAACGCGGCGCCGCTGAATAAGGTGATCTACGACAGCAAAATCCGCGTGATAAAACATGCGCTCGGCCTGCATACCGCCGTGTCGCAGATTCAGGGCGGCAAGCTGAAAGCGAGAGCGGAGATCCGCGTCGCCAGCCTGTTCCGTCAGGCGCCGGAAGCGTTTTTGCGCATGATCGTGGTGCATGAGCTGGCGCATATTAAAGAAAAGGATCATAACAAGGCGTTTTACCAGCTCTGCTGCCATATGGAGCCGGATTATCATCAGCTGGAGTTCGACACCCGGCTGTGGCTGACGCACCAGGCGCTACAAGGCAACGCCGGTTAA
- a CDS encoding Gfo/Idh/MocA family protein: MIRFAIVGTNWITRQFVEAAQQTGAMTLTAVYSRTLEQAQAFNKDYGVAHLFLSLEQMAASDEIDAVYLASPNALHCEQALLFLRHKKHVICEKPLASNLHEAEQMIACARENGVVLFEAFKTASLPNFLALRQALPQIGRLRKALFNYCQYSSRYPRYLNGERPNTFEPRWSNGSIMDIGYYSLASALALWGDPLRVQAQATLLESGVDGHGSVIMDYGDFDVTLLHSKVSDSHIPSEIQGEEGSLVIEKLSESQRVVFMPRGGQPQDLTQPQHSNTMRYEAQHFVELVSQRQVEHPGLALSLSTARWLTEIRRQTGVVFPADRETP; this comes from the coding sequence ATGATTCGCTTCGCTATTGTAGGCACTAACTGGATTACCCGGCAGTTTGTCGAGGCCGCGCAGCAAACCGGCGCCATGACGCTGACGGCGGTTTACTCGCGCACGCTGGAGCAGGCGCAGGCTTTTAACAAGGATTACGGCGTCGCGCATCTGTTTCTTTCGCTGGAACAGATGGCCGCTTCCGATGAAATTGACGCCGTCTATCTCGCCAGCCCTAACGCCCTGCACTGCGAACAGGCGCTGCTGTTTTTACGCCATAAAAAGCATGTGATCTGCGAAAAGCCGCTGGCCTCCAACCTGCACGAAGCGGAACAGATGATCGCCTGCGCGCGCGAAAACGGCGTGGTGCTGTTTGAAGCCTTTAAAACTGCCAGCCTGCCCAATTTCCTGGCGCTGCGTCAGGCGCTGCCGCAAATCGGCAGGCTGCGCAAAGCGCTGTTCAACTACTGCCAGTATTCATCCCGTTACCCGCGCTACCTCAACGGCGAACGACCCAACACCTTTGAACCGCGCTGGTCCAACGGGTCGATTATGGATATCGGCTACTACAGCCTCGCCAGCGCGCTGGCGCTCTGGGGCGATCCGCTGCGTGTTCAGGCGCAGGCGACGCTGCTGGAGAGCGGCGTTGACGGGCACGGTTCGGTGATCATGGACTACGGTGATTTCGACGTGACGCTGCTGCACTCCAAGGTCAGCGACTCCCATATCCCCAGTGAAATTCAGGGCGAAGAGGGATCGCTGGTGATTGAAAAGCTTTCTGAAAGCCAGCGCGTCGTATTTATGCCGCGCGGCGGTCAGCCGCAGGATCTGACGCAGCCGCAGCACAGCAACACGATGCGTTATGAAGCGCAGCACTTTGTTGAGCTGGTCTCACAGCGCCAGGTCGAGCATCCCGGACTGGCGCTGTCGCTCAGCACCGCGCGCTGGCTGACGGAGATCCGGCGGCAAACCGGCGTGGTTTTCCCGGCCGACCGGGAAACACCATAA
- a CDS encoding NADPH-dependent 2,4-dienoyl-CoA reductase has product MSITPSLFDPLDLGFIQLKNRVLMGSMHTGLEERPDGPERLAAFYAERAANGVALIVTGGIAPSPEGVVTAGGSVLNSEAQLPHHRIVTDAVHQHGGKIALQILHAGRYSYQPALVAPSPLQAPINPFTPQALTHEAIVQLIADFARCASLAQQAGYDGVEIMGSEGYLINQFLTARTNQRSDEWGGDFTRRMRFALAIVEAVRAATGPHFILIYRQSMLDLVPEGNTLEETIQLAQAIEAAGATLINTGIGWHEARIPTIATSVPRAAFGWVTRTLRQHVTLPLIATNRINQPEVAQRLLDDGCADMISMARPFLADGAFVSKAQAGRAAEINTCIGCNQACLDQIFAGKVTSCLVNPRACHETLMPESPAAVRKSIAVVGAGPAGLAFAVNATQRGHRVTLFDAAADIGGQFNVARQIPGKEEFNETLRYYRTQLALLHVDVRLNCRADAGMLRDFDEIVLATGIVPRLPAIEGVDHPKVLSYLDVLRDKKPVGQRVAIIGAGGIGFDTASFLSHSDRADSLESADFCREWGIDRTLQQRGGLTRAQPQPSLRQIWLLQRKAGKPGAGLGKTTGWIHRNSLLARGVEMWGGVQYQRIDDEGLHLLRDGHAITLPVDQVIICAGQEPNRALAAPLEASGKPVHIIGGADVALELDARRAIAQGTRLALAL; this is encoded by the coding sequence ATGTCGATCACGCCTTCGCTTTTTGATCCGCTCGATCTTGGCTTTATCCAGCTTAAGAATCGCGTGCTGATGGGCTCGATGCATACCGGTCTGGAGGAGCGGCCCGACGGGCCGGAGCGGCTGGCGGCCTTTTACGCCGAGCGCGCCGCAAACGGCGTGGCGCTGATTGTCACCGGCGGCATCGCCCCTTCGCCGGAAGGCGTGGTGACAGCGGGCGGCTCGGTGCTGAACAGTGAAGCACAGCTGCCCCATCATCGCATTGTGACCGATGCGGTTCACCAGCACGGCGGTAAGATCGCGCTGCAGATCCTGCACGCCGGACGCTACAGCTATCAGCCTGCACTGGTCGCGCCCTCGCCGCTACAGGCGCCGATTAATCCCTTTACGCCGCAGGCGCTGACGCATGAGGCGATAGTCCAGCTGATTGCCGATTTCGCCCGCTGCGCGTCGCTGGCGCAGCAGGCGGGCTATGACGGCGTGGAAATCATGGGTTCCGAAGGCTATCTAATCAATCAGTTCCTCACGGCGCGCACCAACCAGCGCAGCGATGAATGGGGCGGCGATTTTACCCGTCGGATGCGCTTTGCGCTGGCGATCGTCGAGGCGGTGCGCGCGGCGACCGGTCCCCATTTTATTCTTATCTACCGCCAGTCGATGCTCGATCTGGTGCCGGAGGGCAATACGCTGGAGGAGACCATTCAACTGGCGCAGGCGATCGAAGCGGCAGGCGCCACGCTGATCAATACCGGCATCGGCTGGCACGAGGCGCGCATTCCCACTATCGCCACCTCGGTGCCGCGCGCCGCGTTCGGCTGGGTCACGCGCACGCTGCGCCAGCATGTGACGCTGCCGTTGATCGCCACTAACCGCATCAACCAGCCGGAGGTGGCGCAACGTCTGCTGGATGACGGCTGCGCAGATATGATCTCGATGGCGCGTCCTTTTCTGGCGGACGGCGCCTTTGTCAGTAAGGCGCAGGCGGGCCGGGCCGCTGAAATTAATACCTGCATCGGCTGCAATCAGGCCTGTCTCGACCAGATTTTTGCCGGCAAAGTCACCTCCTGCCTGGTGAACCCGCGCGCCTGCCATGAAACTCTGATGCCGGAGTCGCCTGCTGCGGTGCGGAAAAGTATTGCGGTAGTGGGCGCTGGGCCCGCCGGGCTGGCATTCGCCGTCAACGCCACGCAGCGCGGCCATCGCGTCACGCTGTTTGACGCCGCCGCAGACATCGGCGGCCAGTTTAACGTGGCGCGCCAGATCCCCGGCAAAGAGGAGTTCAACGAAACCCTACGCTACTACCGCACCCAGCTCGCGCTATTGCACGTCGACGTACGGCTGAACTGCCGCGCCGACGCAGGTATGCTGCGCGATTTTGACGAGATCGTGCTGGCAACCGGCATTGTGCCGCGCCTGCCGGCGATCGAAGGCGTCGATCACCCTAAGGTGCTGAGCTATCTGGATGTGTTGCGCGATAAAAAACCGGTCGGCCAGCGCGTCGCCATTATCGGCGCGGGCGGCATCGGCTTTGATACCGCCAGCTTCCTCAGCCACAGCGACCGCGCCGACAGCCTGGAGAGCGCCGACTTCTGCCGCGAATGGGGCATCGATCGGACGCTGCAACAGCGGGGCGGCCTGACGCGCGCGCAGCCGCAGCCGAGCCTACGTCAGATCTGGCTGTTGCAGCGCAAGGCGGGAAAACCGGGCGCCGGGCTGGGGAAAACTACCGGCTGGATTCATCGGAACAGCCTGCTGGCGCGCGGCGTGGAGATGTGGGGAGGCGTGCAGTATCAGCGTATCGACGACGAAGGGCTGCATTTACTGCGCGACGGCCATGCGATAACGCTGCCGGTGGATCAGGTCATTATCTGCGCCGGACAGGAGCCAAACCGGGCGCTGGCCGCGCCGCTGGAAGCGTCAGGCAAGCCAGTGCATATTATCGGCGGCGCGGACGTCGCGCTGGAGCTGGATGCGCGCCGCGCTATCGCGCAGGGCACCCGGCTGGCGCTGGCGCTGTAG
- the rlmG gene encoding 23S rRNA (guanine(1835)-N(2))-methyltransferase RlmG, with amino-acid sequence MSQPELSQRTLTLHRFPRMQEENPLQAWDAADEYLLQQALPAPEQGPLLVFNDSFGALACTLDRPLYSISDSWISQQATRQNLRDNELDEDRVVLLDSLAPLPAAPACVLIKIPRTLALLEHQLRQLRDVVTPETVIIAGARAKDIHTSTLQLFERILGPTKTSLAWKKARLVYSTYAAPTLKPQPETLSWPLDDTPYQIHNHANVFSRSGLDIGARFFMQHLPDNINGEIVDLGCGNGVIGLMALEMNPQAEVHFFDESWMAVASSRMNVEINRPQDMARSHFQVGNALSGFPADRLHAVLCNPPFHQQSAVTDHIAWQMFRDARRCLQYGGELRIVGNRHLDYYRKMKKLFGNCTLIASNKKFVVLRSVKLR; translated from the coding sequence ATGAGCCAACCAGAACTGAGCCAACGCACCCTGACCTTACACCGCTTCCCGCGCATGCAGGAAGAAAACCCGCTGCAGGCGTGGGACGCGGCGGATGAATATCTGTTGCAGCAGGCGCTGCCTGCGCCGGAGCAAGGGCCGCTGCTGGTATTCAACGACAGCTTCGGCGCGCTCGCCTGTACGCTGGATCGCCCGCTGTACAGTATCAGCGACTCATGGATTAGCCAGCAGGCGACGCGGCAAAACCTGCGCGACAACGAGCTGGATGAAGATCGCGTGGTGCTGCTCGACAGCCTGGCGCCGCTGCCCGCCGCGCCCGCCTGCGTGCTGATTAAGATACCGCGCACGCTGGCGCTGCTGGAGCATCAGCTGCGTCAATTGCGCGATGTGGTGACGCCGGAGACGGTAATAATCGCCGGCGCGCGCGCGAAGGATATCCATACGTCTACGCTGCAACTGTTCGAACGCATCCTCGGCCCGACGAAAACCTCGCTGGCGTGGAAAAAAGCGCGGCTGGTTTACAGCACTTACGCCGCCCCGACGCTGAAGCCTCAGCCGGAGACCCTGAGCTGGCCGCTGGACGACACGCCGTATCAGATCCATAACCACGCTAACGTCTTTTCACGCAGCGGACTGGATATCGGCGCGCGCTTTTTTATGCAGCATCTGCCTGATAACATCAACGGCGAAATCGTCGATCTCGGCTGCGGCAACGGCGTGATTGGCCTGATGGCGCTGGAGATGAACCCGCAGGCGGAGGTACATTTCTTTGACGAGTCCTGGATGGCGGTCGCCTCCAGCCGGATGAACGTAGAGATTAACCGGCCGCAGGATATGGCGCGCAGCCATTTTCAGGTGGGCAATGCGCTGAGCGGCTTTCCGGCCGACCGTCTGCATGCCGTGCTGTGCAACCCGCCGTTTCATCAGCAGAGCGCGGTCACCGATCATATCGCCTGGCAGATGTTCCGCGATGCGCGCCGCTGCCTGCAATATGGCGGCGAACTGCGCATCGTCGGCAACCGCCATCTCGATTATTACCGCAAAATGAAGAAGCTGTTCGGCAACTGCACGCTGATCGCCTCCAACAAAAAGTTTGTGGTGCTGCGATCCGTTAAGCTGCGCTGA
- the sstT gene encoding serine/threonine transporter SstT — translation MVKSSSTLIARLFGGSLVKQIMIGLAAGIALAWFSKETALAVGLLGSLFVSALKAVAPLLVLVLVIASIANHKQGQKSNIRPIIALYLLSTFFAAVVAVVCSHLWPQTLTLKAAQTDITPPSGIIEVLHGLLMSMVANPIDALMNANYIGILVWAIGLGIAFRHSSDTTRQLLNDASEAVTWVVRMVIRCAPLGIFGLVASILASTGFSALWNYAHLLTLLIGCMLLMALVFNPILVWWQIRRNPYPLVFTCLRESGVTAFFTRSSAANIPVNMALAKRLNLDEDTYSVSIPLGATISMAGAAITITVLTLAAVHTLGIHVDVPTAVLLSLVASLCACGASGVAGGSLLLIPVACNMFGIPNDVAMQVVAVGFIIGVLQDSAETALNSSTDILFTAAVCQAEERREAAKNIG, via the coding sequence ATGGTAAAAAGCTCCTCCACGCTGATTGCGCGCCTGTTTGGCGGCAGTCTGGTAAAACAAATCATGATCGGCCTGGCGGCGGGCATCGCCCTTGCCTGGTTCTCTAAAGAGACGGCGCTGGCCGTCGGCCTGCTGGGTTCGCTGTTCGTCAGCGCGCTGAAGGCGGTGGCGCCGCTGCTGGTGCTGGTGCTGGTGATCGCCTCGATTGCCAACCATAAGCAGGGGCAGAAAAGCAATATTCGCCCGATCATCGCGCTCTATCTGCTGAGCACCTTTTTCGCCGCCGTGGTGGCGGTGGTGTGCAGTCATCTCTGGCCGCAAACGCTGACGCTGAAGGCGGCGCAGACTGATATCACGCCGCCCTCCGGCATTATCGAGGTGCTGCACGGTCTGCTGATGAGCATGGTGGCGAACCCAATCGACGCGCTGATGAACGCCAACTATATCGGCATTCTGGTCTGGGCGATCGGTCTGGGCATCGCCTTCCGCCACAGTAGCGACACTACGCGTCAGCTGCTGAACGATGCCTCTGAAGCGGTAACCTGGGTGGTGCGTATGGTGATCCGCTGCGCGCCGCTGGGCATTTTCGGTCTGGTGGCGTCGATTCTGGCGTCAACCGGCTTCTCGGCACTGTGGAACTACGCTCATCTGCTTACGCTGCTGATCGGCTGTATGCTGCTGATGGCGCTGGTATTCAACCCGATTCTGGTCTGGTGGCAGATCCGCCGCAACCCTTATCCGCTGGTGTTTACCTGCCTGCGCGAAAGCGGCGTAACCGCCTTCTTTACCCGCAGCTCTGCCGCCAATATTCCAGTGAATATGGCGCTGGCGAAACGCCTGAATCTGGATGAAGATACCTACTCCGTTTCGATTCCGCTGGGCGCGACCATCAGTATGGCGGGCGCCGCCATCACCATTACCGTGCTGACGTTGGCCGCCGTGCATACGCTGGGCATCCATGTCGATGTGCCGACCGCCGTGCTGCTTAGCCTGGTCGCTTCGCTGTGCGCCTGCGGCGCGTCCGGCGTAGCGGGCGGCTCGCTGCTGCTGATCCCGGTGGCCTGCAATATGTTCGGCATTCCGAATGATGTCGCGATGCAGGTGGTGGCAGTCGGCTTTATTATCGGCGTATTGCAGGACTCGGCGGAAACCGCGCTGAACTCCTCTACCGATATCCTGTTTACCGCGGCGGTTTGTCAGGCGGAAGAGCGCCGCGAAGCGGCGAAAAATATCGGCTAA
- a CDS encoding TerC family protein, giving the protein MQTVGTPLLWGSFSVVVLLMLAIDLFLQGRRGAQTMTLKQAAAWSLVWVSVSLLFAAAFWWYLDGSAGREMANTQTMAFLTGYVLEKALAVDNVFVWLMLFGYFAVPPAYQRRVLIYGVLGAIVLRTIMIFAGSWLVTQFSWILYLFGAFLLLTGIKMAFSKEDDENSVGDKPVVRWLRSHLRMTDNIEGEKFFVRRNGLLYATPLLLVLIMVELSDVIFAVDSIPAIFAVTTDPFIVLTSNLFAILGLRAMYFLLSGVAERFSMLKYGLAIVLVFIGIKMLIVDIWHIPVSVSLSVVGTILGLTLLINALVNRKNDRKQLTK; this is encoded by the coding sequence ATGCAAACCGTTGGTACTCCATTACTTTGGGGCAGCTTTTCCGTTGTCGTACTGCTCATGCTGGCGATCGATCTCTTTTTACAGGGGCGGCGCGGCGCGCAAACCATGACGCTTAAACAGGCCGCCGCCTGGTCGCTGGTCTGGGTCTCCGTTTCGCTGCTTTTCGCCGCCGCGTTCTGGTGGTATCTCGACGGCTCCGCCGGCCGTGAAATGGCGAATACGCAAACCATGGCGTTTTTAACCGGCTACGTGCTGGAAAAGGCGCTGGCGGTAGATAACGTGTTCGTCTGGCTGATGCTGTTCGGCTATTTCGCCGTCCCGCCCGCCTACCAGCGCCGCGTGCTGATCTACGGCGTGCTGGGTGCTATCGTGTTGCGCACCATTATGATCTTCGCCGGCAGCTGGCTGGTGACGCAATTCAGCTGGATCCTCTACCTGTTTGGCGCCTTCCTGCTGCTGACCGGCATTAAGATGGCCTTCAGCAAAGAGGATGATGAAAACTCGGTAGGCGATAAGCCGGTTGTGCGCTGGCTGCGCAGCCATCTGCGCATGACCGATAATATCGAAGGCGAAAAGTTCTTTGTGCGTCGCAACGGGCTGCTGTACGCCACGCCGCTGCTGCTGGTGCTGATTATGGTTGAGCTGAGCGACGTAATCTTCGCCGTCGACAGCATTCCGGCGATCTTCGCCGTCACCACCGATCCCTTTATCGTGCTGACTTCGAACCTGTTCGCCATTCTCGGCCTGCGCGCCATGTATTTCCTGCTGTCAGGCGTGGCGGAGCGTTTCTCGATGCTGAAATATGGCCTGGCGATTGTGCTGGTGTTTATCGGCATCAAGATGCTGATCGTGGATATCTGGCATATCCCCGTCTCGGTTTCGCTGAGCGTAGTCGGCACCATTCTTGGCCTGACGCTGCTAATCAACGCCCTGGTTAACCGAAAAAATGATCGTAAACAGCTGACAAAATAA
- a CDS encoding UxaA family hydrolase, producing the protein MQQAIKIAPRDNVAVALSDLDEGSILTLDGVMVTLRQPIGRGHKFALRPIAVNEHIIKYGLPIGHATQTIDVGEHVHAQNARTNLSDLDEYQYQPDFLTLPPQAADRDVQIYRRANGEVGIRNELWILPTVGCVNGIARQILQRFLRETNDATDIDGVHLFSHPFGCSQLGQDHENTRTMLQNMVRHPNAGAVLVIGLGCENNQVDTFRETLGDYDSDRVSFMICQQQEDEVEAGLTRLHQLYEKMRHDRREPGRLSELKFGLECGGSDGFSGITANPMLGRFSDRMIANGGTTVLTEVPEMFGAERILMSRCCDESTFEKTVEMINDFKRYFIAHQQPIYENPSPGNKAGGITTLEEKSLGCTQKAGQSQVVDVLKYGERLRQPGLNLLSAPGNDAVATSALAGAGCHMVLFTTGRGTPYGGFVPTVKIATNSELAERKPHWIDFNAGPLVQGMPMESLLDSFVDYIVEVANGKLTNNERNDFRELAIFKSGVTL; encoded by the coding sequence ATGCAACAGGCAATTAAAATCGCGCCGCGCGACAACGTCGCCGTCGCGCTCAGCGATCTGGATGAGGGCAGCATATTGACGCTTGATGGCGTGATGGTCACGTTGCGTCAGCCGATTGGTCGCGGGCACAAGTTCGCGCTGCGGCCCATTGCGGTCAATGAACATATCATCAAGTACGGACTGCCGATCGGTCACGCCACGCAGACGATTGATGTCGGCGAGCATGTCCATGCCCAGAATGCGCGCACCAACCTCAGCGATCTGGATGAGTATCAGTACCAGCCCGATTTTCTGACATTGCCGCCGCAGGCCGCCGATCGTGACGTACAGATCTATCGTCGGGCCAACGGCGAAGTGGGCATCCGCAATGAGCTGTGGATTCTGCCGACCGTAGGCTGCGTCAATGGCATCGCGCGTCAGATCCTGCAACGCTTTCTGCGTGAAACCAATGACGCCACGGATATCGACGGCGTGCATCTCTTCAGTCATCCGTTCGGCTGTTCGCAGCTGGGGCAGGATCATGAGAATACCCGCACCATGCTGCAAAATATGGTGCGTCACCCTAACGCTGGCGCGGTGCTGGTGATTGGGCTCGGCTGCGAGAACAATCAGGTGGATACCTTCCGTGAAACGCTGGGCGACTATGACAGCGATCGCGTCAGCTTTATGATCTGTCAACAGCAAGAAGATGAGGTCGAAGCGGGGTTGACGCGCCTGCACCAGCTTTATGAGAAAATGCGTCATGACCGGCGCGAGCCGGGACGCCTGAGCGAGCTGAAGTTCGGCCTGGAGTGCGGCGGATCGGACGGCTTCTCCGGCATCACCGCCAATCCGATGCTGGGCCGCTTTTCCGACCGGATGATTGCCAACGGAGGTACCACGGTGCTGACTGAAGTGCCGGAGATGTTCGGCGCCGAGCGTATTCTGATGAGCCGTTGCTGCGATGAGTCTACCTTCGAAAAAACGGTGGAGATGATCAACGATTTCAAACGCTACTTTATCGCCCATCAGCAGCCGATCTATGAAAATCCGTCGCCGGGCAACAAGGCGGGCGGCATTACCACGCTGGAGGAAAAATCGCTGGGCTGCACGCAAAAGGCGGGCCAGAGCCAGGTGGTGGACGTGCTGAAGTATGGTGAGCGGCTGCGTCAGCCGGGCTTAAATCTGCTCAGCGCGCCGGGCAACGATGCGGTGGCGACCAGCGCGCTGGCGGGCGCCGGCTGTCATATGGTGCTGTTCACTACCGGTCGCGGCACGCCCTACGGCGGCTTTGTGCCGACGGTGAAAATCGCCACCAACAGCGAGCTGGCGGAACGCAAGCCGCACTGGATCGATTTTAACGCCGGGCCGCTGGTGCAGGGTATGCCGATGGAGAGCCTGCTGGACAGCTTTGTCGATTACATCGTCGAAGTGGCGAACGGCAAACTGACCAACAACGAACGCAACGATTTCCGCGAGCTGGCGATTTTCAAAAGCGGCGTCACGCTGTAG